Genomic DNA from Leptospira inadai serovar Lyme str. 10:
GCTCGGAATCGGAGCCTTGTTCCCGACGATCCGAGATATTACCTTGGATTTTCCCAGACTGAACCATGTTTGTCTTCTTACCGTGACGGTATCTCCGACTCGCATTCTTCGATTGGTCATCTCGTCGACTTCTTCCGTTACTTCGTGCTTTTTACCGATTTCATCCGGAACCAGATACGTATAGAGATGCACCGTTCTCCCCAATTTCTCCAGTCGGGTATTTTCCATCAGGACTCCGAACTCTCTCGGGCCGACCTTCGATAGAGACGTATAGACCGCTTCCAAATTCCGGTTTTCCCAGTAAACGACTCCGAAGAGAGGCAGAAAAAATGCGAAAGAGCCCCAACCTAAAACGAAGAGAATCTTGAAAAATGGAGTGGAGGAGGTCTTATTCATTCCGGAAAAAAGGGATCGAGTTCGGGTTCGGAGTAATCTTGGACACGATCGCGATTATTACAACAAAGTTTCCCCGAGCGTAGAAAGTAAAAAATGTTCGCGAAGGGGTCGAAATTATTTCAGACAGGCGGCGATCGCGTCTTCCTCTTTTTCGAAATGGGCAAAGGGTTTCCATAGCCCTAAAAGATTAAAGATCTGGATCACCTTTTCTCCCGCTTCCGTAAGAATCAATTTTTTGCCTTCCTGCGTTAATCGATTCTTTAATTCGAAAATCGCGCGGATTCCGGAACTGGAAATATATTTCAAATCGGACAGATTTAAGATCGTGTTATGGGCGTGCGTGACTTCCAACACCTTTTCCTTGAATTGGGGAAAGGTGGATTCGTCCAGACGACCGGAAACTAAGTACACCTTGATCGAACTTCCTGCGTCTTGCTCTAGGATGGTTAAACTATCCATTTTTTTTCACAACCACTTGCAATCGTTTGGGAGATACGGAAAAATCGGCCTTGGCACCGGGTGGAAAATCATAAATTCGCTCCGCCAAGGAGTCGATCGAAATCCCGCCCCACATCTCGGAGATGAGTCGAAATGACTCCTTTACAGTAAAATGATCCAGTTTGTATTTTACGTTTTCCTTCTTTCGAAGTTCCCTACAGTACACTTTGAAATACGGCTTCTGCTTGTCAAAACTTACGTCTCTATTTTCGCAAGACATAACCCAGCCCGTAGAACCCGCTCCAGTGTAAACCAACAAACCGGAGCATTTTTGCTCTTCAATCGACCCTTCGTGAGAAATTAGGAATCGGCTGGTTAAATCGGGGCTATTATTTCGAATCGAAATCTCGCTGATTCCTTGGAAGGTTTTGACGGTTCTCCCGTCCGGATATTCGATCCTAACGTTAATTAAAGGCCATCGTTCGATCTTTACATCCGTCCAGTTCCGTTGTAAGGACTCTTCGATATCGTTCACATGGAAAGAAAGCAAGGCACCGACGGAAGTCTCGGGGTCGGAATTGCAACCCAAGACTAGGTTCTCCACGGTATGGTGCGCCACATATGTGAAATGATTGTCCCCTCCTAATGCGATTACGAGTTCGAATGCGGAGATATCGATCGTATCCAAACCTTCCCGAAAAATCAGAGTCGCATTCGGGAATAGCCGCTTTATATCTTCCCGACTTTTGACCTGCCGAACGTGGGATTCGTAAACTCTATCGAAGGAATTATTTTGAAGCGAGGCGATTCGTTTGTATTCTTCGAGTGAACCGTACGTTTCCATATCCAATTCGTATTTAGTCCGTTTAATCACGACCAGAACGGATTGCAAACGTTGTAGCGTTTCGAGCGGCATCGTTTACCAATATCAAATCGGTTTCCGCCGCTCGGAAACGAAAAAAAGTCTTTCGGGCGGAAAACTCCGGCGCTTTTACACTAGGGCCGGCTCCGTGCTATCGCTGAGTTCGGGATCCTTCCGAGAGACGATTTGCTTTAAAACGGCTATGGTCGTCCTGAATTTTGTCCGGCTTCCGGTCAGTCTATACAATGCTACTAGATGTTTTAGGTTACGAACGTTTTCGGGCTCTCGGGAACGTAATTTTTCGGAGTACTCCAGGGATTTCCAATAATCCTTGGTTTTTCTCAGGCAATACGAAGCGTAAAAGATATATTCGTTATCGAACGGTACTTTGGAGAGGTAGGCTTCGCAGTGACTCGCGCCTTCCTCGTAGTCTTTTGCATTAATGCAAATTCGCGCAAGCTGCTTATGAAGCGCCGGATCGGATTCGTCCAGCGTTAAAGCTTTTTTGAACAGGGCCTTAGTTTTTTCGTAATTTCCTTTCTTGTATTCCCGGATTCCTTCCTGTAATAAATGATTGTATTCTTCGGGTACGATTTTCGGCTCGGAAGGTACGATTACTTCCTTAAAGCCCACCCTCATTAAACTTAAATCATCCGAAACCTCTCCTGCGGCGGAAATCAATCGCTCAAGGTCCTGTAAATTTCCGTTGGCCAGTTCCACGAATCGAAGAAACAGGAACTCATCCTCGTTCATAGAGGGTTCTTCTTTATTAGGATCCGAAATTAAAATATCGTCCCGACCGTCGGAACCGATAAAAACCACGTCCCCTTTTTCCAACTTATAGACTCTGACCAACGGCTCGGTGGAGTTCTCCGAAAATCCCAATTTTCGCAGCGCTAACTCCGGGTCTAGGAAGGCCGCTTTTCCGTCCCGATAGAGCACCATATTGGGATGTTCCGCATTCAAGGAATAAAGGGCACCCGTCTCCTCGTCCAAGAGACAGATCAATGCGGAGACCAACATGGTTCCGTCGAATGTCACGAATACGTTTTGCAATTCGGTATAACAATCTTTCAGCCATTTTTCCGGAGTTTTCCGTTGGTTCGTTCTGGAAAGCTGAGTTCTGGTAAGAATCGCTTTGAATACGGTGCCCATGACTAAAGCGCCTCCGGCACCCTGAATGGATTTGCCCATAGCGTCGGAATTCATCAGCACCAGATATTTTTTCCCGTAAAGAGTGATTTCGCTTATCGAAACCAAATCGCCGCCGATATCCGATTCTCTTTTTCTAAACGTAAAGGTTTTCTTTTGCTTTAAGATGGATTGGATTTTTGTGGACGGCCCGTTGTGATCTAGTGTCGCTAACGGCCGAAGGAGTAGGGAAGTGAGATAATAATCTCCGTCCTGCTTTTCCTTCAGAGCGCGCAGGTCGGTTAAGGTTTCCTGGAGTTCGTGAGTCTTTTCCTCCACTTTCTTTTCCAAAAAGAGCTGGTGGTCGAGCAGATCTTTTTTCATTCCCACGAAGACTTCCGCCATTTCACCCAGTTCGTCCGACCTTTCTAAATCCACGATTTTCGACTCGTCTTCCGCGGGATTTTTCATGGCAAAGTTCAGCGCCTTGACCGCATGAATAATATCGCGCGAGAAGAAATAAGAAGTGACCAGGATTCCTCCGAACACGAAGAGCGCGATCAATCCGCAATAGATCCAAAGGTTCCGAGTCGATTCGTACAGATCGGTTTCGTCGATCATTAATACGAATTCCAATTTCAAATTGCTGAGACCCTCGTACGGGATCCTAGTGAGGTAGAAGTGCTTGTCCGCGAACTTTAGACGGGTCCCATCCTTTAAGGATTCGAGCTTCTTTTGATCCAGATAGTTGGAGATGATCGAGTCAGAAGATGCTACGTGCTTTCCCTTTTCGAAGATCGCCATGTGGACGTCTTCGGAGCCGACGATCGATTTGAGAAATTTTTCGTTTACCACCTGTCCCACCAGCATTAAACCCCCGCGGAGTGGAGCGGTGATGCGAAGACCTAAGCCGCTATGGCCGATTTCCAAAGTGGAAGCTCCTCCTCCATTCAATGCCTCTTGTACGATTTTTTGTTTGGACTTATCGTCACCGAAATCGTTCGGTCGATGAAATCGGAAAAAGACGATTCCTTTCGAATCCAGGAGTTCGAAAATCGTGAGATTGTATTGAGCCATGATACCTTTGATATATTCGAAATTGGCTAAGAGCAAAGGCCGATTATGATTCAATCCGCTTTCCAGAATGGATCGGGTCTTTTGGTTTCTTTCTATTTCTTTTAATAAGAGACGAAT
This window encodes:
- a CDS encoding SpoIIE family protein phosphatase, which gives rise to MSFRQKIFIILGASQLLLVLILAFTFIQMIDRVKNEPQNKRALDRAFEFRKELQHKDEVIRLLLKEIERNQKTRSILESGLNHNRPLLLANFEYIKGIMAQYNLTIFELLDSKGIVFFRFHRPNDFGDDKSKQKIVQEALNGGGASTLEIGHSGLGLRITAPLRGGLMLVGQVVNEKFLKSIVGSEDVHMAIFEKGKHVASSDSIISNYLDQKKLESLKDGTRLKFADKHFYLTRIPYEGLSNLKLEFVLMIDETDLYESTRNLWIYCGLIALFVFGGILVTSYFFSRDIIHAVKALNFAMKNPAEDESKIVDLERSDELGEMAEVFVGMKKDLLDHQLFLEKKVEEKTHELQETLTDLRALKEKQDGDYYLTSLLLRPLATLDHNGPSTKIQSILKQKKTFTFRKRESDIGGDLVSISEITLYGKKYLVLMNSDAMGKSIQGAGGALVMGTVFKAILTRTQLSRTNQRKTPEKWLKDCYTELQNVFVTFDGTMLVSALICLLDEETGALYSLNAEHPNMVLYRDGKAAFLDPELALRKLGFSENSTEPLVRVYKLEKGDVVFIGSDGRDDILISDPNKEEPSMNEDEFLFLRFVELANGNLQDLERLISAAGEVSDDLSLMRVGFKEVIVPSEPKIVPEEYNHLLQEGIREYKKGNYEKTKALFKKALTLDESDPALHKQLARICINAKDYEEGASHCEAYLSKVPFDNEYIFYASYCLRKTKDYWKSLEYSEKLRSREPENVRNLKHLVALYRLTGSRTKFRTTIAVLKQIVSRKDPELSDSTEPALV
- a CDS encoding STAS domain-containing protein, whose protein sequence is MDSLTILEQDAGSSIKVYLVSGRLDESTFPQFKEKVLEVTHAHNTILNLSDLKYISSSGIRAIFELKNRLTQEGKKLILTEAGEKVIQIFNLLGLWKPFAHFEKEEDAIAACLK
- a CDS encoding NAD(+)/NADH kinase, with product MPLETLQRLQSVLVVIKRTKYELDMETYGSLEEYKRIASLQNNSFDRVYESHVRQVKSREDIKRLFPNATLIFREGLDTIDISAFELVIALGGDNHFTYVAHHTVENLVLGCNSDPETSVGALLSFHVNDIEESLQRNWTDVKIERWPLINVRIEYPDGRTVKTFQGISEISIRNNSPDLTSRFLISHEGSIEEQKCSGLLVYTGAGSTGWVMSCENRDVSFDKQKPYFKVYCRELRKKENVKYKLDHFTVKESFRLISEMWGGISIDSLAERIYDFPPGAKADFSVSPKRLQVVVKKNG